In Cottoperca gobio unplaced genomic scaffold, fCotGob3.1 fCotGob3_285arrow_ctg1, whole genome shotgun sequence, a genomic segment contains:
- the ankrd34a gene encoding ankyrin repeat domain-containing protein 34A: protein MGDGGPLQTEGNALLKAVFQGKLRLTRLLLEGGAYINEGNERGETPISAACLASYDDLQARQRMVRYLLEKGADPNIPDKSGRTALMHACAELAGKEVVSLLLENGADPSLKDYSGSSALVHAINKGDRDTLQVLLDACKAKGKEVIIITTDTSPSGTKKTKQYLNAPPSPAIVDKLSPACMSPSDVEIGTSSPAGHKEGIFSFAVTSALPLPSTRPPGEKRPPPRKLLKRLNSEPWGLVAPSVLSGVPQERADGGLAEEGSCDLSRTIAEINGMSITEPARPLLSRRHSIETHDPCSPKLIDRSCSEDYAALSGSSWADKVQQHQILYRRNTAPESQENAVGPGAVAARALAHPKLTRMEHYESDTHLCPESIPGSPDSGRVSVERRRYNASPLSLVTSSSRESLENIPSSVSPSMMRRRPPGLLERRGSGTLLLDHISHTRPGFLPPLNINPQRPIPDIRANGKPTSPVHAGHKILVPMAPASPKRGPDFKMKKKLMRRHSMQTEQMKQLSTFQEILAEKVVESNGD from the coding sequence ATGGGAGATGGAGGCCCCCTGCAGACCGAGGGGAACGCCCTCCTAAAAGCCGTCTTCCAGGGGAAGCTGAGGCTGACCCGCCTGCTGCTGGAGGGCGGAGCATACATCAACGAGGGCAACGAGCGCGGAGAAACTCCCATCTCCGCCGCCTGCTTAGCAAGCTATGATGACCTGCAGGCCCGGCAGAGGATGGTGAGGTACCTGCTGGAGAAAGGCGCAGATCCAAATATCCCCGACAAGAGCGGAAGAACGGCGTTGATGCACGCCTGTGCGGAGCTGGCGGGGAAGGAGGTGGTCTCGCTGCTGCTGGAGAACGGAGCCGATCCTAGCCTCAAAGACTACTCCGGCTCCTCCGCCCTCGTCCACGCCATCAACAAGGGAGACCGCGACACTCTGCAGGTGCTGCTGGATGCCTGCAAAGCTAAAGGCAAGGAGGTGATCATCATCACCACTGATACGTCTCCGTCGGGCACCAAGAAGACCAAACAGTACCTCAACGCCCCGCCCTCACCGGCCATCGTGGACAAACTGTCTCCTGCCTGCATGTCTCCCTCTGACGTGGAGATTGGCACCTCCTCGCCGGCAGGACACAAGGAGGGGATCTTCAGCTTTGCAGTTACCTCGGCTTTACCTTTACCTTCAACTCGGCCACCAGGAGAAAAGAGGCCGCCGCCACGCAAGTTGCTGAAGAGGCTGAACTCGGAGCCCTGGGGCCTGGTGGCACCTTCGGTGCTGAGCGGGGTCCCACAGGAGAGGGCTGACGGAGGCCTTGCGGAGGAGGGCAGCTGCGATCTGAGCAGGACGATCGCCGAGATCAACGGCATGTCCATCACAGAACCGGCGAGACCGCTGTTGTCAAGGCGACACAGCATTGAGACACACGACCCCTGCTCCCCCAAACTCATTGACCGGTCCTGCTCCGAGGACTATGCCGCCCTCTCCGGGTCCTCCTGGGCCGACAAAGTCCAGCAGCACCAGATCCTGTACCGCAGGAACACGGCCCCGGAGTCCCAGGAGAATGCCGTGGGGCCTGGGGCAGTCGCTGCCCGCGCCCTGGCTCACCCTAAACTGACTCGGATGGAGCACTACGAGTCGGACACACACCTCTGCCCAGAATCCATCCCAGGGTCTCCGGACTCTGGACGGGTGTCAGTGGAGCGGAGGAGGTACAACGCCTCACCCCTGTCATTGGTAACCAGCTCCTCCAGGGAGTCTCTGGAGAACATCCCCAGCTCGGTGTCCCCCAGCATGATGCGCAGGCGTCCCCCCGGGCTCCTGGAACGCCGCGGCTCCGGAACACTCCTGCTAGATCACATCTCCCACACCAGGCCCGGCTTCCTGCCTCCGCTCAACATCAACCCCCAGAGACCCATCCCCGACATCCGTGCCAACGGCAAGCCCACCTCCCCTGTCCACGCCGGGCACAAGATCCTCGTCCCCATGGCGCCTGCCTCACCCAAACGGGGCCCCGACTtcaagatgaagaagaagctaATGAGAAGACACTCGATGCAGACGGAGCAGATGAAGCAGCTCTCCACCTTCCAGGAGATCCTGGCCGAGAAGGTCGTCGAGTCCAACGGGGATTGA